CCAACCAAATATGTTTTGAGTTTGTGCTGTTTCTATAGTTTTGACCTTGAGTATCAAGGTCAAGTAACTAAGAGAAGTAAAAGTCCTCAATCAGCATTTGCTAAAACCATCACTTTATgaagcaataaaatataaaaagagaaaCACATCAGTAAAAAGATAAagctatttttatattttcactAAAGAGTGTATTCAACATAAAAGCATATTCCTCAGACTACAGGCCCTCTGGCAGTAATGCAAAACTTTACCAAAGCAAACCCATGAACACAAACCTGCCTTGGTTGATCGAACAAACTTGGAATAAGTgggaaatcatgtaaattttTGGGCAAACTATTCATTTAAGTTAATGTTttgtcttttctctcctctaGTGTTAAGCATTGCTTACTGCCCCCCGTTCCAGGGCCAAAGATCAAAGGCTTTGATGCCCAACTCCTGAAGGTACTGAATAATATCCACAAGATTCACTGACTACAGCTTTCTTTAAACTTTACAACATCTTTAAGATTGTTAAAAACTTTATGGATCCGTTTCCCAGATAGGGATtaggcctagtcctggactatattttacttttaattgATCATCCCTATTCAGAATGCTTTGTAGTCCAGGACAATGCTTAATCTCTGTGCATAAAACCAACTCTTTGAGTATGACAAATCTATGACTCAAGATTATAAAGTGAATAGTTCTGGTTCTaatggtttgtttttgttattgtcagtaaatgtagtttttttttaagaaaaatgttacattttgtaAAAAACCCGTGACAAACTGATGCAAGAACTGGCTCCAAAGAGATGGCCTAATTACAAAGAGATAGTGGGTTGGAATGAACAATAAtgaaattaaagaaaaacaattgGAAAGAATTATTAAAAAGTTTTTATCCCAGATTGTAAGATTTTGAAGTGGGTGATATGCCCAGGTATTGTGggccattcattgtttctctcaAGTTAaacgtttatcctgcttctctagtaactgtctctactgttcaggaagactttatactagattgtggaggatttgattgcattcggtgtTAATGAGTTgatggatgatcatcacccccaATTCCCCAAATCATTGCAAAATTATTGACTGGAGCACCAttcttcattccagagaacacagttccactgctctacaccTCAATGCTCTTCagagactaaacaagctgtgtgtgtgcatttgcacatctgtgtcagcaatgctaACTTACAGTAGTTGAATGcatcattagaagtggtgtctacaaacatttggacatatagggtacaatattacaatattcaAGACTCTTTGAAGATGAAGATTTGCTGAACCTTACATTTTGTTACTCTCATTGACAGACGGAGAAGTCAGAAGATCTGTTCAATGCTCTGACCTCTCAAGGCTTCCCTCCATTTGCAGAGTGCCCAGATCAGGTAGATTACGTAGTGGTGGTCAACagtgaggaggacagcgagggAGCTGGAAGTAAAGTGCCTCATGAACATCAAAAGACAGGCCAGCTTTCTTCAGCTTCTGAAGATGAAGTCCACTATAGCAACCTATCCACAGAGAAGCTAAATCTCATTCAGATTGATAGATGGAAAAGACCAGCTATTTTACGGGACTGTCAGGACTGCGATCCTGAATTTACACCTTCACAAACATTTACAGGGGGTACACAAGTGTCCCTGCAGGAAGCGGAGCTTGACCAACATGGTTCTCAGATCACATCTTGTAAAATCATGATTAAGAACTTTGAGAAGGACACAATCAGCGTTGGTCCGAGTGGACTTGTGGAGTATGtggacaaagacagacaaaactgTAAGCTTAAACCCAcaacagaagaagaaggagaaaactACAGCAAAGTGAGTGGGGTTTACTGTGACCGTGTGCTTGTGCTTCAAAAAGACAGCATCCCTGCTCACACGCTCACAAAGATCTGTGATGATCGACACAAAAACATCAAGGGTGAAAAACCTTCCCCTGTTAAAGAGCTCACAAACACTCAGGACTATGTGGGCTCTGTGTATTGCTATTGCAGCAAAGAGACCTAAagatatgcaaatgtttgggcactcaaagacacccatattcaccatttgcgTTGGACACAGATGGCATTTGacttctgcctttaacccatttgtgcagtaaacacacacacacactagtgagaaaacacacacacagtgaacagtgagcacacgtagCCAGAGCGGTTGGCAGCTGTTGCTGCAGCACCTGTGGAGCAGAGGGGTAAGGGgacttgctcaagggtccaacagtgacAGTTTGTCGAGCCcaggtattaaacccacaaccctgttatcaatagcccggtgctctaactgctaagCCATCACTGCCCACACTTCTGGACATGGAATGATGTTTTTTGATTTCTTGATTTTTATGTGAAAATATGTTTAAAGAAATCCGCACAGAGAATGTGAGGCACATTACAGCAGATGTAAATTACATCCAGATTCTCGATCAGACTGAGGTCTAGGGAATATGGAGGTCAATTCATCTTGAACTCTTTGTCATGTTTCATGTACCGTTCCTTACCAAAGTTTCCAGTTTGGCAGGAGCATTATCCTGCTGAAAGAAGCCAGTTCCATTAGAAAACACTGAAGGGTAACACATGAAGGAATGAACATTATTCTACCTTGGAGCATTTttaaggtactgaccactgcagaccgggaacaccctacaagacctgcttgatgttttggagattatATCGATATATGGTTATATGGATCCTTTTGCTTGTCCATTGTTCTCATCACCTCCAAGAACAGACTGTACATGCTGTCGAATATGTCTGTCTCACCCCTTGACATGTGTCACTGTAATGGGAtcaatcaatgttattcacattacttgtcagtggttttaatgttatggctttaATAAGGCTATGGCacattttgtgttatatttatttttccaaaTATGTTAAATtgtgctctaaaatgtgcaaAGAATGACATTCAAGATTGGTTCCTGTATTTGTTCTTACTGtattttcacttagaaaatcaacaaagcaTAATTGAACAGCAATGTCCAAATCATTGCATCTGCCAGAAATGGGAAATCTTTCTATAAAACAAATCACATGTGCACTAATTTAACACTAAGTTACTGACCTCGCAATTCTGTGACAGATGCGTTAAGTATTCCTAAATTCAACTGCGAGATTAAACCAGATTTTATAAAAGTGACATTCCTTGCTGTTGCTCATCAGAAAGTAAACGACACAcactcaattttctttttcaAAAGTTATGATTATGTCCATTCATACTACCTTCATATTTCTGTATCAATGACTCTTGCTGGCCAGGGGCTTATTCAGTGAGCAAAAAATGAATTGACCTGTTTGCGtgcattgttaaaaaaaagctaAGAGAGCAGTGATCAGATTGCAGGAGACTTGGAGGTTTGTATTATCAGTGTGATGTATGGTGTTTGTCAtatgattattttcattattgctGCACCTTGCATCTTAAACATTTTCCCTCTTTAAGTAAATAGACCTCGGAGATATTCGTAAACTTGACAAGTGCTGCAACTACCTGCTATTGTTGTGAGTTTGTTGTAAGTCATTTGGCTATTGTTtaattatgtaatgtaatgtcacTTTAACACAGTTAGCTACCTATAACATTTCTCACTGTACCAGCTTTACGTCTCTGTGGAAGGCATCTTATAGATTTGTTAATTACCTCACGATTCCATTCCATTTTTGCTGGCTTTCACTTTTTAGCGTAATGCAAATCTAGCaagtgttctttacattgtatcagaatttcagtGATAAAAATGGAAAGATCtcagattaaataaaaaagattaaaTGTTCAGCTGTTTTACAATTCATATTATTACATTACTTATTTTTAAATCTTGAAGAGAAAGTCACAAATTTAGACATGACAACACTGTTGTGCTCAATTCTTTATTCAAATTATTTACTCATTTCTTTGACTGATCAACAGAAAGGAATGTaacatatttttcattattcAGCACTAAAGAGTTTAATAGGCAAATAAATCTCaagctcttttttaatgttAAGGATCATGTAAGACAACACAGTCGAACAGGTTTTAACACACCACGTGAGCAGTGTACGACCCTTTAAACACCTTCATAATTCACAGCTGAGCTCTGATGTTAAAAAAATTCAAACAAACCAAGGTTACAAGAAAGACTCAGTACTAAACAACTGTAACGAGACTGTACAGTAGAGTTCTAAATAACATTATCTGTTAAAGTCACATATTACAGGGTTGCAAGTGCAAATTGgtaaacatttacattcataaaaatatgaaaaattatttaaataaatgaagaatCCACAATCCGTCATCATGGAATCTTTACAAAATCTACCAGTCAGTTATGCAACTTGTGAATTATCAACTTCCGTCATGGTCATCTGGCAGTGCTTCTGAATCTGTGCTGATGGCAACTGATGAAAACTGCTCCTCAAAAGCCAAGAACTTATGATTGTGGTCTTTTTCTAGCATTTTCTTCCAAattttaactaaaaaaaaaaaaaagagaataaaaggttatatatttgggggggggggggggggtcacgtGTATAGTACATTCTCCTACTACAGTgcgcacactcttaaaaataaaaggtgcttcaaataagTCTTTAAGAATTGCCAAACATAGCAAGATGTGCCAGTCTAGGAGGAACCTTTACACTACTAGTAAAGAaactttaaaaaaggttcttcgcaTTGTTTTCTATTgccatctctattacaaacattgtTCCTTTATGACAACTCTAGACCCGTTTGAGGCACCTTTATTTGGGCGAAATCCCAGATTTCATGACTACATAGGCATGACGGAGTCTCCTGCATAGGCACTATGGCGTCAATCAGGCCATGCACATTGTGGAATATCAAAACAAGGTTCAAGAAACATGAAAAGGTGACACTGGatattctaaaaaaaatgaAGCGTCACATTGAATACTTATAACATGCAAGTCTACAAATGGCTTTAATACAATGGCTTGTGTATATTACAATGGCTTGGGACATGGCAGGAGAAATAATGAATGCTAATAAGTGCACTACTCCCAAATTTAGCCCTGCACACAAATTTCTGGGATGTGCAATAAATCAGTAAAGCAACATAGTTTCCCCAATGCATGCCTGTAGTGTGAACTCAGAGACATATACTGTAGGAACAGCATACTGAGAGTATGAGGGAAAAATTCTCAAGGAGTGAGGTTGCAAGCAaccagaaaaacaacaaacagagaCGTGGTTACTGGAGAGAAGACACATGAATATTGACAGAGGCAACTGCTCACCACTACTAAAGTTTGGAGCCTCTGGGTCAATATTCTACAAGGTAATGTAATGGGATACCGCCAATGATTGTCAAGTAACCAAATGCCGACGTTTCAAATGTGATGATATTATCGATAATCTCAAGATTTGAACATTAGAAAATATAGAAAGTATATCACCAAAAGTTAAAGCAGGGCAGCAATGGAGGGGCATCACCATAAGTCATTGCATTTCTCAAAGTTATCTAGGTTTAAGGATGCCATTTTtggatgtttgtttttgttttgtttttctttttttttgggggggggggggggggggaataacATTTTAGGTTAATATTATGATTTTAGGGGTCAATTAATGCACACAGATGTATAAACATCTGATCTTACTGTATTCAGGTTCCTCTGTTGCCAGTGGCTCTGACATTGACTCTGTGTTCTCATTCTCTTCTCCCTGCTGTTCCTGAGAGGTTACCTCCAGATTGGCAATCATCACCTCATAGGCTTTCCTGGCCTGAGATGTGAGCTCAATCATTTTGTGGTAATGGTCCTGTGAAGGTGATATtccagaagacattagaatatTACATCTGACACAGGTCATTTTACGGCTTGAACAATTCCAGTTGTAAAAGAACATttggcatcttttttttttaagtttacacTTCAGTGTTCCTATATTTTGGGTTAGATATTTACAGTGAACAGATGTCCAGGACAAGCCTTTTACTTTGTAAAGCTGCAAATGAGCCCTCTACCAGAAGATGGATGAAGCAAGAGGCCTTTCAGTGAAACAGCTCAGAAATCAACATCTAGAGAATTATAATGTAGTCTTAATTTAAAACAAAGTGTGTTTGCTGAATCTTCTGGAAATGTAAGAAGGATGTTAGGTCGGGTACCTGTGCTCCGTCATAGTTGAAGATGCCCACCAGACTCACAGGAACAGCTTTGTTCACACAGCGCCCTAAAGACTTCCTTGACAGGGCAAAGACGAAGGGAACACTTTGCTCCCGGCATGTATCAATGATGGTGTGAAGTGCCTCATCTAGACCACCTGCATAGGAAACACAAGTTAATGCAACCAGTACACTTTTGGATGCCTAATacttgtcacacacacacacatttgtatgGCCAGGTTGTCATGCCAACAAGCAAATGAAATGGACTTCATTCATGGCATACACGTTAAATTACATATTTGTCTATATGTAAattatgccccccccccaccctgcGTACCTTTAGACTGTACACGCTCACAGTTTGGGGAAATGATGACACACTTGACTTTTCGGAGCTTCAGGTGTTTCAGGACCTCTCTGAGGCCCATGACCAGCCGTCTCTTCATCCTGGCCTTCATGGGGTCCTTCTGGTACAACCGATCCTGGAACCTCACCAGTTCCTTCAGCAGAGTGGTCACACATTCGTCTACATCTTTACTCAGCATCTGGCTGCAATATCTGTCACAGGCAAGGATGGTAAGAAAACTCAGGCATAACACTGATGATGCATGCATTTACTGCGTTGCAGGTTCACTTTACGTAAATGGGTGATGATCCTACTAAGGAATGTTTTATTTAACTTAAACTTTAAAGAAATAAGGAATTTCTTACTCTCTGAATTTCCTGCTGTGGATTTTGGGTCTTTTGACGCTGGTATCTGCATTACAGATTTTAGACAGTGCATTTTCTTCTGCAGACTTTTCTTCTGCAGACCTTTCTTCTGCAGACTTTTCTTCTGCAGACTTTTCTTCTGCAGACTTTTCTTCTGCAGACTTTTCTTCTGCAGACTTTTCTTCTGCAGACTTTTCTTCTGCAGACTTTTCTTCCTCTGCcacattttcttcttctgtgtTGAAGACCTGTGGGCTCGTTTGGTCCATCTCCTCAGAATCAACATGTCCACTGAGCTCACCTTTcacccaaacaaaaacatatgtTAATAATTGATCTTTAAATACTAAAAAGATACACAGCATATAAAAGGATGAATGCATGTTTTATATACAAGGATATGCCTACTTATAAGTTCATGAGGTTGAACTGAACTGGTCTCAACTGGATGCTCATTGGAATGTGACTCTGTTGGACTGGATTCATTTATCATTTTGGCTGGGTCTCTCTCCTCTAGCAAGCGGTTCTgtttcctttcttctctctctttcagaatAACCTGTGCATTTTTCATGACATGATATTTGTGATATTGATTAAAAAGTTCAAATCGATTTGACTAAAATCATTTAGACTGAcatcataaaataaaaacataaaagaatGGCAAGTCTAACAAAAGCATGCTATTTAAACTCACTCTTTTGAGGGGTGTCGGTTTTTTGGCTTTAGGAACCTCTCGTTGTTTCCCCTTTTTCACCAGAGGGCATGTAGAGTCCAGGGGGTTGTGAGCGATCCTCTCTTGCTGCCAAGGATGCTTCTTTTGaattgctggttctttatggacaACCGGTAGGGCTCCTCCGACTGATTTTATAATCAAGACATGAAATTAGTGATGTAGTGACAGAAGTGTAATAAACATAAATTTTGGTTATTCCAACAGGGATCTCCATTTCAGCTGACAGAATAAAACTGGAGGACAGTGCACTGTGTTTGTCATTTAacaaatgaccccttacctgaAAGGGTTAGTGGCTTAACATCCTGTTTGGACTTCTGAGACTGTTGCTTCTGCTCCAGAACTGCCAGCATGTTTCCAAGGTCAAGCTGAACAAGAGCTTTGCTCTTCTTCTGACTCACCTGCTGGAGATTAGGAATGAGAATGAATTGCCAATGACCAAAATTTAATGAGCTTTTATAGTTAGTTTTACTTTACCGCACATGATTGGTTGAAGCTACCTTTAGGAACATGTGGTTTA
This Salminus brasiliensis chromosome 20, fSalBra1.hap2, whole genome shotgun sequence DNA region includes the following protein-coding sequences:
- the secisbp2 gene encoding selenocysteine insertion sequence-binding protein 2 isoform X1, with translation MNPSSSENWFKRRQGSAMTENRHGGGPKGHGPSGVQQPRGSNSLQTDMARKRHTPECAEKHGTEPVSHDRRKNRRSADTTRRGYKGTRPTSSDERRRSSVTNSSSAFEVKLSDFPELCDVTSSYPKPAFLQEPRSCWGSSTSPALQDSIGDQNICQNMDSPRKKGPKQKSSQQVTSTEKSTIELPKTSGQETGLSLPNPYGSPATSWANIASQPPKVIQKSSTTHDASSQVEKSEHADQTTEKKKRKKKKKSKAVSEGLEHQPDDIVIQQEPPKFEDEEEFPDLSFAFVNPHKGLRHTTQAVQDNTGMSEKERTSVQPEIINKIKSTAGKPVPTDSKKAQQVSQKKSKALVQLDLGNMLAVLEQKQQSQKSKQDVKPLTLSVGGALPVVHKEPAIQKKHPWQQERIAHNPLDSTCPLVKKGKQREVPKAKKPTPLKRVILKEREERKQNRLLEERDPAKMINESSPTESHSNEHPVETSSVQPHELISELSGHVDSEEMDQTSPQVFNTEEENVAEEEKSAEEKSAEEKSAEEKSAEEKSAEEKSAEEKSAEERSAEEKSAEENALSKICNADTSVKRPKIHSRKFREYCSQMLSKDVDECVTTLLKELVRFQDRLYQKDPMKARMKRRLVMGLREVLKHLKLRKVKCVIISPNCERVQSKGGLDEALHTIIDTCREQSVPFVFALSRKSLGRCVNKAVPVSLVGIFNYDGAQDHYHKMIELTSQARKAYEVMIANLEVTSQEQQGEENENTESMSEPLATEEPEYIKIWKKMLEKDHNHKFLAFEEQFSSVAISTDSEALPDDHDGS
- the secisbp2 gene encoding selenocysteine insertion sequence-binding protein 2 isoform X2, with product MNPSSSENWFKRRQGSAMTENRHGGGPKGHGPSGVQQPRGSNSLQTDMARKRHTPECAEKHGTEPVSHDRRKNRRSADTTRRGYKGTRPTSSDERRRSSVTNSSSAFEVKLSDFPELCDVTSSYPKPAFLQEPRSCWGSSTSPALQDSIGDQNICQNMDSPRKKGPKQKSSQQVTSTEKSTIELPKTSGQETGLSLPNPYGSPATSWANIASQPPKVIQKSSTTHDASSQVEKSEHADQTTEKKKRKKKKKSKAVSEGLEHQPDDIVIQQEPPKFEDEEEFPDLSFAFVNPHKGLRHTTQAVQDNTGMSEKERTSVQPEIINKIKSTAGKPVPTDSKKAQVSQKKSKALVQLDLGNMLAVLEQKQQSQKSKQDVKPLTLSVGGALPVVHKEPAIQKKHPWQQERIAHNPLDSTCPLVKKGKQREVPKAKKPTPLKRVILKEREERKQNRLLEERDPAKMINESSPTESHSNEHPVETSSVQPHELISELSGHVDSEEMDQTSPQVFNTEEENVAEEEKSAEEKSAEEKSAEEKSAEEKSAEEKSAEEKSAEERSAEEKSAEENALSKICNADTSVKRPKIHSRKFREYCSQMLSKDVDECVTTLLKELVRFQDRLYQKDPMKARMKRRLVMGLREVLKHLKLRKVKCVIISPNCERVQSKGGLDEALHTIIDTCREQSVPFVFALSRKSLGRCVNKAVPVSLVGIFNYDGAQDHYHKMIELTSQARKAYEVMIANLEVTSQEQQGEENENTESMSEPLATEEPEYIKIWKKMLEKDHNHKFLAFEEQFSSVAISTDSEALPDDHDGS